Part of the Azospirillum brasilense genome is shown below.
ATACACGAAAGTGAGCCTCCTCCGAAGCAGTGGTTCTCCCGCACTTTGCGTGGATCCTGACCTTGCCGAGCAAGGCCGTCAGCGCATCCTCAATCTTCTCCGGCTGATGCAGCCGGACAACTTTGCTATCCCAAACAGTCCCCTGAAACGAATGAGGGCGCCCGGCACCGTCATGGTGCGGCGGGCGCCCTCGGTCAACGACCCCGACCGTGATCGGCGGTCAGCCTCACGCCATGTGGCGGAGGACTTCGTTGCTGCCGCGCCAGATCATGTCGAGCGCCACGTAGGAGATGATGGCGAGGCCGACCCAGCCAATCCAGCGGTGCTTGTGCAGCACATGCGCGATCATGTTGGCGGCGGCGCCCATCAGAACGACCGACAGGACCAGACCGATGACCAGGATGGTCGGGTGTTCCTTGGCGGCGCCGGCCACCGCCAGCACGTTGTCGAGCGACATCGACACGTCCGCCACGACGATCTGCCAGATCGCCGCGCCGAAGGTGGTCGCTCCGGCCGCCGCGACGGCGGCGTTGCCCGCCAAGCCGGCGGTGACGGTGCCCGAGGGGTCGGGCGCGTCCATCGCCTCGTCGGGAGCGATCTCGTCCGCGCCGTGGCTGCGCAGCTCACGGTACATCTTCCAGCACACCCACAGCAGCAGGACGCCGCCGGCCAGGGTCAGGCCGATGATGGCGAGGAGCTGGGTGGTGATCAGGGCGAAGAACACGCGCAGCCCCATGGCGGCGGCGATTCCCCAGAAGATGACCTTGCGGCGCTGGGCCAGCGGCACCGCCGCGGCGGCCATGCCGACCACGATGGCGTTGTCGCCGGCCAGAACGAGGTCGATGGCGATGACTTGAAGCAGCGCGGCGAGCGCGTCGGCTGTGAACAGATCGGTCATGCGGTGCCTTCCTCTAGCATAGGGCAAGAGAGCAGCACCCACGGGCGGGACCAGGCACAGGGCAGAAACGCTGCCGGCAGGGGCGGGCGGGCGGGGGCCACTCTGAATGTCTCCAGTCCGACATCACAGTTCAGGGAACTGTCAGAGGGGCCCGGCCTGGTAAGCCGGTCTTTATACCAACACTCCCGGCACCACAACTTCGGTTTCGCCGGGGCGGCCATGCGATTGTGTATGGGGTGGGAACGGCACGCCCACGCCCCGGCCATCGCGGCCTTGGGGGCGGGCGTGCCGTTTCGCTCAGCGAGGCCCGGTCAAAGCGGTAGCGTGCCGACCTTCGTGCCGTCCGCTGCCTCGATGGACAGCGAGGTCCAGCGCGGCGCCCGGCCGCCGCTGCGGCTCACCGACAGCGAGGCCGCGTCCGTGCCGGTGACGGTCAGCAGGCAGACGGACTCGTCGCGGCACACGCTCTCCCCGTCGTCGTCGAACAGGGTCAGCGGGGCGTAGCCCTCCGGACCAGGGAAGCAACGGACGGTCAGCGGACCCTCGGCCCAGGAGGGGGCGGGGCCGAGCGGCAGCAGCGTGCCGGCCCTAACGAAGGCCGGGGACACCCCCAGCGGCGCCGCCACGGTGACGTGCCCGCCGCCGTCGTAGCGCCGGCCGTCGCGCAGGTCGTACCAGCCGCCGGGCACCGCCGGCAGCCAGACCTCCAGCTCCGTCCGGCCGGGGTCGAGGACCGGAGCGACCAGCAGCCGGTCGCCGACCATGGTGCTGTCCTCCTCCCCGTAGGCGGCGGGCTGGTCGGGGAAATCATAGAACAGCGGCCGCATCACCGGGGCATGGTCGCGGTGCGCCCGCCACAGCAGTGTGTAGAGCAGCGGCACCAGCCGCTCCCGCCAGTTCAGCGCGGTCTTCACCTGGGGCAGCAGCTCCGGGTAGGTCCAGGGCTCGGTCACGCTGCCGTCGTCGTTCCAGGAATGGATGGTGAAGCGCGGCCACCACACCGCCTGCTCGATCCAGCGCATCAGCAGTTCCGGCTCCGGGCGGGGACCGGCGAAGCCGCCGACGTCGTGGCCGTAGTCGAACAGGCCCGACAGGCTGAAGCCATGCCCCATGCGCAGGTTCCAGCGCAGCGTCTTCCAGCTCGTCCGGTTGTCGCCCGACCAAGTCTGCACATAGCGCTGGAGGCCCGGCCCGCCGGAGCGCGAGATCAGGTAAGGGCGCTTGTCCGGCGCGTGGGCCACCTGGGCCAGATGCGAGGCGCGGATCATCAGATGGGTCTGCACCGGGCGCAGCGTCGCCATCGTGCCGCCATGGCCGTTGACGTCGCAGACCGCCGCGTCGTCCCAGATCTCGAACTCGTTGTTGTCGTTCCAGGTCGAGCCGATGCCGCGCTCCAACAACTCCTTCGTGACGTTGGCCATCCACCAGCGCGAGGTCGCCGGGTTGGTGAAGTCGAGATAGGCGCCGTCGCCGCCCCAGAACTGGGTGATCTGCGGGCTGTCCGGGGCGTCGCTGTCGCGCACGAAGCCGCCGAAGCCCTGGACCTCGGCGAATTTCGGATGGTCGTTGAGCAGCGCCGGCTTGATGTTGGCGACGAGATGGACGCCGGCCTCGGCGAACTTGCCGGTGACCGCCTCCGGCTCGGGGAACTTGTCGCGGTTCCAGTGGAAGACGTAGCGCTTGTCGCCGATCATCGTGTAGCCGGACGACATCTGGAACGACCCGCAGGGCAGGCCGTGCTCCTTCAGCGCGTCGAGGAATCCGAGCAACCGCACCCCGGCGTCCGGCGCGTCGGTATACTGCATGGTCGAGCCGGAATAGCTGATCGCCCAGCGCGGCCGGAAGGAGGTGCGGCCGGTCAGGGCGGTGAAGTTCGCCACCACCTGCGGAACGCTCGGGCCGAACAGGACGTAGCAGTCGAGATCGCCGTCCGACGCCTCGAACCGGATGAAGTCGCCGTGGTAGGCGTCGATGGTCTGGCCGAGGTCGAAGAGGCCGCGCGACAGGTTGTCGTAGAAGACGCCGACCGCCGCCCCGCCGCGCTCCGGCCGCACGCTGAGGCAGAAGGGGATGTGCTTGTAGAGCGGGTCGCTCGTCTCGGCATCGTAGCCGAGCGCGTCGGTCGTCCCCATGGCGAGGCGCCGGCCGCGCTTGTCGGTGCCGCCGCTCTTGTCGCCGAAGCCGTGGTAGCGCTCCCCGGCGTGGCTGACCAGATGGTGGGCGAAGCGGGGCGAACGGTCGTCGAACAGGTAGGGCTGGGTCGGCCGGTCGGCCAGGACGAGGCGCCAGCCATCGCCCTCCGCCGCCGGCTCGTACCAGCGCAGCGCCAGGGGCGCGCGCTGGACCACGACGCGCCAGCCGGGGGTGGTGACGGTGACGCTGTCGGCGCTTTCCTCGACCGCCGCCGGCGTGCCGGGAAAGCCGGTCAGGTCGCGGCGGTCGCGCCCGTCGATGGGGTCGGCCAGCGCGGGGTCGGTCTGGCCCGACAGCTCGGGGGCCAGCGACCAGGTGCGCGGCGTGCGCAGCCCGCTCGGCCGCTCGATGAGGACGCGCGCCAGCGCGGGCCCCAGCGGGAACAGGGTCAGGCGGTAGCCGCGGTCGAGGTCGAAGACGATCCCCTGGGGGCCGGCTTGCGTCCCGTCGCGGGACGGGGCGGGCGCAGCGAGGGAGGCGCCGGTCAGCGTGCGCATGGCGCGTGAACTCCTGAAGTCATGAGACCTGAGGTTTGTGGGGAGCCGGCTCCTGGGGGCAGGACCCGGCTTGCGTCCCGCTTACTTGATGAGGCCGAAGAGGCTGGGCAGCCAGAGCGACAGGCCGGGGACGTAGGTGACCACCAGCAGCGCCGCGGTGCTCCAGGCGAAGAGGGGGATCAGCGGCCGGATCACCTGCTCGATCGACACGCGCGCCACGGCGCAGCCGATGAACAGGGCGCTGCCGGTCGGCGGCGAGACGATGCCGAGCGACAGGTTGAACACCAGGATCACCCCGAAATGCACCGGGTCCACCCCCAGCTCCACCAGCACCGGCAGGAAGATCGGCGTGAAGATCAGGATGCCCGGCGTGATGTCCAGGAAGGTGCCCATCAGCAGCAGCACGATGTTGACCAGCAGCAGCGCGATGATCCAGTTGCCGGACACCGACTGCACCCAGTCGCCGATGATCTGCGGGATCTCGGCCAGCGACATCACGTAGGCCATCGCCATGGAGGTGCCGACCATCAGCGCCACCACCGCCGTCGCCACGATGGTGTCCACCAGGATCTGCATGATGTCGTCCATCGACAGCTCCCGGTAGGCGAGCGCCAGGGCGAGCGCGTAGACGACGGCGATGGCCGATCCCTCCGTCGCGGTGAAGACGCCGCCGACGATGCCGCCGATCACCACGATGATCAGCCCCAGGCTGGGCAGGGCGGACAGCAGCGCGCGCGAGGACTGGGACAGGGTGGGGGAAGGCAGGCGGGCGTAGCCGCGCTTCTTCGCCATGATCCAGGCCGGGATCATCACCGACAGGCCGAGCAGGATGCCCGGCAGGTAGCCGGCGACGAACAGCGCCGCGATGGAGGTGCCGCCCGACACCAGCGAATAGACGATGAAGGCGCCCGACGGCGGGATCAGCAGACCGGTGATGCAGGAGGAGATGTTGACCGCCGCGGTGTAGCTGCGGTCGTAGCCGGCCTTGTCCATCGACGGCTGCATGGTGCCGCCGATGGCCGAGGCGGCGGCCACCGCCGACCCCGACACGCAGCCGAACATCATGTTGGCGAGGATGGTGATCTGCGCCAGTGGTCCGGGCATCCAGCCGACAAAGACCTTGGCGCAGTCGATCAGGCGGCGGGCGATGCCGCCCCGGTTCATGATCGAGCCGGCCATGAAGAAGAAGGGGATCGCCAGCAGCGCGAAGCTGTCCAGGCCGGTGGCGATGCGCTGCGCCGTCACCGAGATCGCCGGCAGCGGCGGCATGATGGTCAGCAGCGCCGTGATCGAGGCGAGCCCGGTCGCGTAGGAGATGGGCACGCCGAAGGCCAGAAGGGCGACGAAGGCGGCGCTGAGGACGAGGGCGGGGGAGAAATCCATGGCTGCGTTTCCGCGACGGAAGGGGGGCGTCAGTCGAGCGAGACGGCGTGGCTGGTCACGCCCGGCCCTTCGCGCAGGCTCTCCATCAGGGCGATGACCATATAGATCAGGGTCAGCACGCCGGAGAGCGGGATCACGGCGTAGACCACCCACATCGGCAGCTGGAGCGCCGGCGTGACCTGGCCGAGCGTGCGCGCCTTGTCCACCAGCAGCCAGCCGCCGCCGCACAGGATCGTCACCGTGAACAGCGCGACCAGCGCCGCGATGGCGATCTCGACGCCGCACCGCGGCCGGGCCGGCAGAAGATCCACCAGCCCGGTGATGGCGATGTGCCCGCGCTTGCCCAGCACATAGGCCGAGCCGAGCAGGCTGACCCAGATGAAGGCGAAGCGGGCGATCTCGTCCGTCGCCGACGTCGAGACGTTGAGCGCGTAGCGGGCGACGACCTGCCACACCACGCAGCCCAGCATGGCGACCGTCAGCGGGATCGTGATGGCGAGCACGAAGCGGTCGAGCGTGCGGTGGATGGTGGCCAGCATGGGGGCGCTCCTCTGTTTCGACGCGGCGAGCGGGCGGGGCGGGGGCTTACTTGACCGCCTGGATGCGGTCGGCGAGCGTGGCCAGCGCCGGGGTGGCCTTCAGGTCGTCGTACATGGGCTGCACCACCTGACGGTAGGCCGCCTTGTCGGCGTCCACGAACTTCACGCCCATTTTCACGGCCTCGCCCTCGGCCTTCTCCAGTTCGGCCGTCCAGCGGGCGTTGTGGGCCTTGGCGCTGTCGCGGGCCGCCTGGCGCAGAAGCTCCTGCTGCTCCGGCTTCAGACGGTCCAGCGTCGCGGTGGCGACCAGCACCACATCGGGCACGCGAGTGTGCTCGTCGCGGGTGTAGACCTTCATCACCTCGCCGTGGCGGGCCAGGGTCAGAGCGGTCACGTTGTTCTCCGCCCCGTCGACGACGCCGGACTGCAGGGCCGTGTAGACCTCGCCCCAGGCCAGCGGGGTGGCGGTGGCGCCCAGCAGGTTGATCATGCGGGTGGCGATCGGGCCGGGCTGGACGCGGACCTTCAGGCCCTTCAAATCCTCCGGCTTGGCCAACGGCTTGTTGGCGTAGAAGCTGCGCGTGCCGTTGTCGTAGTAGGCGAGGCCGACGAAGGCCTTGGCGCGGCTGGAGGCCAGGATCTCGTCGCCCACCGCG
Proteins encoded:
- a CDS encoding TerC family protein, producing MTDLFTADALAALLQVIAIDLVLAGDNAIVVGMAAAAVPLAQRRKVIFWGIAAAMGLRVFFALITTQLLAIIGLTLAGGVLLLWVCWKMYRELRSHGADEIAPDEAMDAPDPSGTVTAGLAGNAAVAAAGATTFGAAIWQIVVADVSMSLDNVLAVAGAAKEHPTILVIGLVLSVVLMGAAANMIAHVLHKHRWIGWVGLAIISYVALDMIWRGSNEVLRHMA
- a CDS encoding TIM-barrel domain-containing protein, with product MRTLTGASLAAPAPSRDGTQAGPQGIVFDLDRGYRLTLFPLGPALARVLIERPSGLRTPRTWSLAPELSGQTDPALADPIDGRDRRDLTGFPGTPAAVEESADSVTVTTPGWRVVVQRAPLALRWYEPAAEGDGWRLVLADRPTQPYLFDDRSPRFAHHLVSHAGERYHGFGDKSGGTDKRGRRLAMGTTDALGYDAETSDPLYKHIPFCLSVRPERGGAAVGVFYDNLSRGLFDLGQTIDAYHGDFIRFEASDGDLDCYVLFGPSVPQVVANFTALTGRTSFRPRWAISYSGSTMQYTDAPDAGVRLLGFLDALKEHGLPCGSFQMSSGYTMIGDKRYVFHWNRDKFPEPEAVTGKFAEAGVHLVANIKPALLNDHPKFAEVQGFGGFVRDSDAPDSPQITQFWGGDGAYLDFTNPATSRWWMANVTKELLERGIGSTWNDNNEFEIWDDAAVCDVNGHGGTMATLRPVQTHLMIRASHLAQVAHAPDKRPYLISRSGGPGLQRYVQTWSGDNRTSWKTLRWNLRMGHGFSLSGLFDYGHDVGGFAGPRPEPELLMRWIEQAVWWPRFTIHSWNDDGSVTEPWTYPELLPQVKTALNWRERLVPLLYTLLWRAHRDHAPVMRPLFYDFPDQPAAYGEEDSTMVGDRLLVAPVLDPGRTELEVWLPAVPGGWYDLRDGRRYDGGGHVTVAAPLGVSPAFVRAGTLLPLGPAPSWAEGPLTVRCFPGPEGYAPLTLFDDDGESVCRDESVCLLTVTGTDAASLSVSRSGGRAPRWTSLSIEAADGTKVGTLPL
- a CDS encoding TRAP transporter large permease yields the protein MDFSPALVLSAAFVALLAFGVPISYATGLASITALLTIMPPLPAISVTAQRIATGLDSFALLAIPFFFMAGSIMNRGGIARRLIDCAKVFVGWMPGPLAQITILANMMFGCVSGSAVAAASAIGGTMQPSMDKAGYDRSYTAAVNISSCITGLLIPPSGAFIVYSLVSGGTSIAALFVAGYLPGILLGLSVMIPAWIMAKKRGYARLPSPTLSQSSRALLSALPSLGLIIVVIGGIVGGVFTATEGSAIAVVYALALALAYRELSMDDIMQILVDTIVATAVVALMVGTSMAMAYVMSLAEIPQIIGDWVQSVSGNWIIALLLVNIVLLLMGTFLDITPGILIFTPIFLPVLVELGVDPVHFGVILVFNLSLGIVSPPTGSALFIGCAVARVSIEQVIRPLIPLFAWSTAALLVVTYVPGLSLWLPSLFGLIK
- a CDS encoding TRAP transporter small permease, which codes for MLATIHRTLDRFVLAITIPLTVAMLGCVVWQVVARYALNVSTSATDEIARFAFIWVSLLGSAYVLGKRGHIAITGLVDLLPARPRCGVEIAIAALVALFTVTILCGGGWLLVDKARTLGQVTPALQLPMWVVYAVIPLSGVLTLIYMVIALMESLREGPGVTSHAVSLD
- a CDS encoding TRAP transporter substrate-binding protein; the encoded protein is MFALNRRHAALLAAAVLGLTLAGPAAAKTTLRLGHGLAKGHPVDVSLDEFAKLVRERSKGDLDIKVFPAGQLGQQRELIEQMQNGALDLVHANASPLAAFEPSFGVYDMPFLFRDSDHFFKVVDGAVGDEILASSRAKAFVGLAYYDNGTRSFYANKPLAKPEDLKGLKVRVQPGPIATRMINLLGATATPLAWGEVYTALQSGVVDGAENNVTALTLARHGEVMKVYTRDEHTRVPDVVLVATATLDRLKPEQQELLRQAARDSAKAHNARWTAELEKAEGEAVKMGVKFVDADKAAYRQVVQPMYDDLKATPALATLADRIQAVK